From Domibacillus sp. DTU_2020_1001157_1_SI_ALB_TIR_016, a single genomic window includes:
- a CDS encoding aminotransferase has product MTLTKKSYVAKSVEKMRPSGIRKFFDLAATMEGVVSLGVGEPDFVTTWSVREAAINSLERGFTSYTANAGLIELRTEIARYMADRFRVSYSPQEEVIVTVGASQALDIAMRAIIDPGDEIIVVEPCFVSYAPLVELTGGHAVTIGTTGETGFKLQPEQLEAAITPKTKAVLLCYPNNPTGTQLDREDLEAIASIVKKHDLLVIADEIYAELAYDQSHTSIASLSGMRERTILINGFSKGFAMTGWRLGFTCAPEEVSRAMLKIHQYTMMCASTPAQYAAVEALQNGMTDVESMKKDYRQRRNYMVQSFKEIGLDCHLPGGAFYVFPSIQSTGLTSEQFAEGLLLEEKVAVVPGSVFGKGGEGYIRCSYASSMSQLQEAIKRISRFLEKQKRSAV; this is encoded by the coding sequence ATGACACTCACTAAAAAAAGTTATGTTGCAAAGTCTGTGGAAAAAATGCGCCCGTCCGGTATCCGGAAATTTTTTGACCTGGCTGCGACAATGGAAGGAGTTGTTTCTCTCGGTGTAGGGGAACCCGACTTTGTCACTACATGGTCTGTGCGGGAAGCTGCTATCAATTCATTAGAGCGAGGCTTTACCTCTTATACCGCGAATGCCGGTTTAATAGAACTGCGGACAGAGATCGCTCGTTATATGGCAGACCGGTTTCGAGTAAGTTATTCTCCGCAAGAAGAAGTGATTGTTACGGTAGGGGCAAGTCAGGCACTCGATATTGCGATGCGTGCGATTATTGACCCGGGTGATGAAATCATTGTGGTAGAGCCTTGCTTTGTGTCTTACGCTCCCCTGGTAGAGTTAACAGGCGGTCATGCTGTAACGATTGGCACAACTGGAGAGACCGGCTTTAAACTGCAGCCGGAGCAGCTTGAAGCAGCGATTACCCCGAAAACGAAAGCCGTTTTGCTTTGCTATCCAAATAACCCGACCGGCACACAGCTGGACCGGGAGGATCTTGAAGCGATCGCTTCGATTGTGAAAAAACACGATTTGCTTGTAATTGCGGATGAAATATACGCAGAGCTGGCATACGACCAGTCACACACATCGATCGCATCACTTAGCGGAATGCGAGAACGGACGATTTTAATTAACGGCTTTTCCAAAGGATTTGCCATGACCGGCTGGCGGCTTGGCTTTACGTGCGCGCCCGAAGAAGTCTCACGGGCCATGTTGAAAATTCATCAATATACGATGATGTGTGCTTCTACACCCGCACAGTATGCAGCCGTCGAAGCCTTGCAGAACGGAATGACGGACGTGGAAAGCATGAAAAAAGATTACCGGCAGCGTCGTAATTACATGGTGCAGTCGTTTAAAGAAATCGGCCTTGACTGCCATTTGCCGGGCGGTGCTTTTTACGTGTTTCCATCCATTCAATCAACAGGTTTAACTTCTGAACAGTTTGCCGAAGGGCTGCTGCTTGAAGAAAAAGTCGCTGTAGTGCCGGGCTCCGTGTTCGGTAAGGGAGGGGAAGGGTACATTCGTTGTTCCTATGCATCCTCTATGAGCCAGCTGCAGGAAGCCATCAAACGAATTAGCCGCTTTTTAGAGAAGCAGAAAAGAAGTGCCGTGTAA
- the yugI gene encoding S1 domain-containing post-transcriptional regulator GSP13 produces the protein MEPKFEPGQIVTGKITGIQPYGAFVALDHGRQGLVHISEITHGFVRDVHDYLTVGDEITVKVLSVNEDESKISLSIRATDEGGRNHRRGIRIDDDGDGFHPLQDKLQEWIEQSMKEERKKG, from the coding sequence ATGGAACCAAAATTTGAACCGGGACAAATTGTGACCGGGAAAATTACCGGCATCCAGCCATATGGTGCATTTGTAGCGCTGGATCATGGCCGTCAGGGACTTGTCCACATTTCGGAAATTACCCATGGATTTGTCCGTGATGTCCATGATTATTTAACGGTGGGCGATGAAATTACGGTAAAAGTGCTATCGGTAAATGAGGACGAAAGCAAGATCAGCTTGTCGATCCGGGCAACAGACGAAGGAGGCCGAAACCATCGGCGCGGTATTCGTATTGATGATGACGGAGACGGTTTTCATCCACTTCAGGACAAGCTGCAGGAGTGGATCGAGCAATCGATGAAAGAAGAACGAAAAAAAGGGTGA